In Helicobacter anatolicus, a single genomic region encodes these proteins:
- the hisA gene encoding 1-(5-phosphoribosyl)-5-[(5-phosphoribosylamino)methylideneamino]imidazole-4-carboxamide isomerase → MLEIFPAIDLNNGNAVRLHKGKIQSAITYGNPYEFAKYFEKIGAKWLHIVDLNGAFQGSPQNFEVIKKITTHTNIRVQIGGGVRTEEHIQAYLKLGVSRIILGSIALQDQNFAIKMSQKYPIAIGIDAKNGKVAIHGWQKTENILAKDFAASFKNTAVEAIICTDISRDGTLNGINIPFSIEIAKQSNKYCIASGGFNNIENLKLLQQEFAQHKINGGVIIGKAFYEKQIDLERVLQTI, encoded by the coding sequence TTGCTTGAAATTTTTCCCGCTATTGATCTTAATAATGGAAATGCAGTAAGACTACACAAAGGAAAAATACAAAGCGCCATCACCTATGGCAATCCTTATGAGTTTGCAAAATATTTTGAAAAAATTGGTGCAAAATGGTTACATATTGTTGATCTCAATGGAGCCTTTCAAGGAAGTCCACAAAATTTTGAAGTTATCAAAAAAATTACTACACATACAAATATTCGTGTTCAAATTGGTGGGGGCGTCCGCACAGAAGAACATATCCAGGCTTACTTAAAACTTGGCGTCTCGCGTATTATTCTTGGCTCTATTGCACTACAAGATCAAAATTTTGCTATCAAAATGTCACAAAAATACCCCATTGCTATAGGCATAGATGCTAAAAATGGTAAAGTTGCTATCCATGGTTGGCAAAAAACAGAAAATATTCTTGCTAAAGATTTTGCGGCTTCCTTTAAAAATACAGCAGTAGAAGCAATCATTTGCACAGATATTTCACGAGATGGAACACTTAATGGAATTAACATCCCCTTTAGCATAGAAATTGCCAAACAAAGCAATAAATACTGCATTGCTAGTGGTGGATTTAATAATATTGAAAATCTTAAATTACTACAACAAGAATTTGCTCAACACAAAATTAATGGAGGAGTAATCATAGGAAAAGCATTTTATGAAAAACAAATTGATCTGGAGAGAGTGCTTCAAACAATTTAA
- the pal gene encoding peptidoglycan-associated lipoprotein Pal, with the protein MKKIIFSLFVVLFIVGCAKKEIAINEESAMVEEEPIETNIAEVQEVEKKDVVEDGSIIGSIYFDYDKFDIRQDMVETLDDSVEKINDNPEMSIVIEGNTDEFGSDEYNFALSNRRALAVQKALNTRGVAKDKISIVSFGKTKPVCMDKSEECYQKNRRGDIRLIK; encoded by the coding sequence ATGAAGAAGATTATTTTTTCTCTTTTTGTTGTGTTATTTATAGTTGGATGTGCTAAGAAAGAGATTGCTATTAATGAAGAATCTGCTATGGTAGAAGAAGAGCCTATCGAAACAAATATTGCAGAAGTGCAGGAAGTAGAAAAAAAAGACGTTGTTGAGGATGGGAGTATTATTGGTAGTATTTATTTTGATTATGACAAATTTGATATTCGTCAAGATATGGTTGAAACACTTGATGATAGTGTTGAAAAAATTAACGATAATCCAGAGATGAGTATAGTAATTGAAGGTAATACAGATGAATTTGGTAGTGATGAGTATAATTTTGCTTTGAGCAATAGAAGGGCTTTGGCAGTTCAGAAGGCTTTGAACACAAGAGGGGTGGCTAAAGATAAGATTTCTATTGTATCGTTTGGGAAAACAAAGCCCGTTTGTATGGATAAATCAGAAGAGTGTTATCAGAAAAATAGACGGGGGGATATTAGGCTGATCAAATAG
- a CDS encoding TonB C-terminal domain-containing protein, with the protein MTQNIRHFYTSGIISLCIYVGLIFFFIAGFVNKKNIDHYVMKNDTQYDQAISIDTVIEKPIPKIQEKVENVIKEDEEKNIQQENVNSPVLKDLFSEIPDYEGEVNKNRERQKKELERQKFLKEQQRLEKQREMLQSIQKNLTSFNKTLGVMNMGIDIKAEVLPNQDNGLYDEWIAEIYKILYKNWTATFYQDATMSVLINITNTGAFAYKVLKYSPYSDYNNGVIEILDQLKEEQLPPYPVGKSISIEVNFKAKAKDE; encoded by the coding sequence ATGACACAAAATATTAGACATTTTTATACTTCTGGGATTATTTCCCTATGTATCTATGTGGGATTAATTTTTTTCTTTATAGCAGGTTTTGTGAATAAAAAAAATATTGATCATTATGTTATGAAAAATGATACGCAATATGATCAGGCAATTTCTATAGACACAGTGATTGAAAAACCTATACCAAAAATCCAGGAAAAAGTGGAGAATGTTATTAAAGAAGATGAGGAAAAAAATATACAGCAGGAGAATGTAAATTCCCCAGTCCTAAAAGATTTATTTTCTGAAATTCCTGATTATGAAGGCGAGGTTAATAAAAATAGAGAGCGACAAAAAAAAGAATTAGAAAGACAAAAATTCTTGAAAGAACAACAAAGATTAGAAAAACAAAGAGAGATGCTTCAGAGTATCCAGAAAAATCTTACTTCATTCAATAAAACACTAGGTGTAATGAATATGGGAATTGATATAAAAGCAGAAGTTTTGCCAAATCAAGATAATGGGCTTTATGATGAATGGATCGCAGAAATTTATAAAATTTTATATAAAAATTGGACAGCAACATTTTATCAAGATGCTACAATGAGTGTTTTGATCAATATTACAAATACAGGAGCTTTTGCTTATAAAGTATTAAAATATTCTCCATATAGCGATTATAATAATGGAGTTATTGAAATTTTGGATCAGCTTAAAGAAGAGCAATTGCCTCCATATCCTGTAGGAAAATCCATTAGTATAGAGGTAAATTTTAAAGCAAAGGCAAAAGATGAATAA
- a CDS encoding biopolymer transporter ExbD, translated as MDWDEKPELNITPLVDIMLVLLAILMVTTPTVVYKEQILLPQGTKKTKVGNDKKIEVRMDIDRNIYVDKDVYTLSNFPDNLNLLANRYDKSSNVYIRADKNLQYQDVIFLLKSIKEAGFSKVSLVTTN; from the coding sequence ATGGATTGGGATGAAAAACCAGAATTGAATATCACACCATTAGTGGATATTATGCTGGTTTTATTAGCAATACTAATGGTAACCACTCCGACTGTTGTTTATAAAGAACAGATTTTATTGCCACAGGGAACAAAAAAAACTAAAGTTGGTAATGATAAAAAAATTGAAGTTCGTATGGATATTGATAGAAATATTTATGTTGACAAAGATGTATATACTCTTAGTAATTTTCCAGACAATCTTAACTTATTGGCCAATCGTTATGATAAAAGTTCGAATGTATATATACGAGCTGATAAGAATTTGCAATATCAAGATGTAATTTTTTTGTTAAAAAGTATAAAAGAAGCTGGTTTTAGCAAAGTATCTTTGGTGACTACAAATTAA
- the tolB gene encoding Tol-Pal system protein TolB → MNKILFSFLCVLNLLWSVDATIDLIKTIQKTPGIQVTYLDNKNANYAKNVYKVLLGDLKVSGHFLVREGEKSKINPDYTEFVQNKTDLFVNVEVLREENGIKVIARLYDINMQNLVLNKAYTLDDEKLYPFVAHKIAIDVNEYIKAPSIDWMKRYVVLSASVDSGKNDILISDYTLTYRKTIINDGVNIFPKWANAEQTEIYYTKIIKNYPAIIKYNVYTGVSTEILKSKGMAIVSSVSKDGKKLLMTLSPNGDPDVYLYDTESGEKTQMTKYRGIDVSGNFIDNDTAMIFISDRLGYPNVFTKKLEENAPIEQVVFHGKNNSSVTSHNNYVVYTSRETNNEFGPNVFNLYLISTQNDFIRRLTTNGINQLPKFSDDGDSVMFIKNSWNQSALGVIRLNYNKTYLFPLDKIQIQSFDW, encoded by the coding sequence ATGAATAAAATATTGTTTTCCTTTTTGTGTGTATTAAATCTTTTATGGTCTGTAGATGCGACGATTGATTTGATTAAAACTATACAAAAGACTCCTGGTATACAGGTCACATATTTAGATAATAAAAATGCAAACTATGCGAAGAATGTTTATAAGGTGTTGCTTGGAGATTTGAAAGTTAGTGGGCATTTTTTGGTACGTGAGGGAGAAAAATCTAAGATTAATCCAGATTATACAGAATTTGTACAAAATAAGACAGATCTCTTTGTGAATGTAGAAGTGCTTAGGGAAGAAAATGGAATTAAGGTAATTGCGAGGTTGTATGACATTAATATGCAAAATCTTGTTTTAAATAAAGCATATACTTTAGATGATGAAAAACTTTATCCTTTTGTTGCACATAAAATTGCAATTGATGTTAATGAATATATTAAAGCTCCCTCTATTGATTGGATGAAGCGTTATGTTGTGTTGTCGGCAAGTGTAGATTCTGGAAAAAATGATATTTTGATTAGCGATTATACCTTAACTTATCGTAAGACAATTATCAATGATGGAGTAAATATTTTTCCCAAATGGGCCAATGCAGAACAAACAGAAATCTATTATACGAAAATTATTAAAAATTATCCCGCAATTATTAAGTATAATGTTTATACAGGTGTGAGTACAGAGATTCTTAAGAGTAAGGGGATGGCTATTGTTTCTAGTGTTAGCAAGGATGGAAAAAAGCTGTTAATGACTTTATCTCCAAATGGGGATCCGGATGTTTATCTTTATGATACAGAAAGTGGTGAGAAAACACAGATGACAAAATATCGTGGTATTGATGTTTCGGGAAATTTTATTGATAATGATACTGCTATGATTTTTATTTCTGATCGTCTTGGATATCCAAATGTGTTTACAAAAAAACTTGAAGAAAATGCTCCGATTGAGCAAGTGGTTTTTCATGGAAAAAATAACAGTTCTGTTACATCGCACAATAATTACGTGGTCTATACTAGCCGTGAAACAAACAATGAATTTGGCCCCAATGTTTTTAATCTTTATCTAATTTCTACACAAAATGATTTTATTAGAAGATTGACCACTAATGGTATCAATCAACTACCTAAATTTTCTGATGATGGTGATAGTGTTATGTTTATTAAAAATTCTTGGAATCAGAGTGCTTTAGGCGTCATACGATTAAATTATAACAAGACTTATCTTTTTCCTTTAGATAAGATACAAATTCAATCTTTTGATTGGTAA
- a CDS encoding tetratricopeptide repeat protein, which translates to MKKEIILLSMAISFLGAEPSAFELQSGATKKDLSTLQSNNKNLQHIATDVQARLEIVEQTQDGLKSLIEGQNLRIKQLVDENNVLKNHVSSLQAQIEVNQEQSREQSEIIDLLKVQILSQQDEIKRLQEALKELNEVVVKNNDEVLQQLELFTKFLMEKKQTLENNNKNSIEGAKIIEQDEDEDLQKDHQTLFIDAKNAINKKDYDKAEKILFFLIDKKFRIAESYFMLGDIAYSKKEYQVAVGLYKQSFALDEDAVYMPVLLWRTAWSFKYLKDMKNYERFTDILVRLYPKSEQAQKILELKHKEKRKYDEHDRK; encoded by the coding sequence ATGAAAAAAGAAATTATACTATTGAGTATGGCTATTTCATTTTTAGGCGCGGAACCATCTGCGTTTGAATTGCAAAGTGGTGCAACAAAAAAAGATTTAAGTACCCTGCAATCTAATAATAAGAATTTACAACATATTGCAACAGATGTGCAAGCAAGACTGGAGATTGTTGAACAGACACAAGATGGATTAAAAAGTCTAATTGAAGGACAAAATTTGAGAATAAAGCAACTTGTTGATGAAAACAATGTATTAAAAAATCATGTTAGCTCGTTGCAAGCGCAAATTGAAGTGAATCAGGAACAAAGCAGGGAGCAATCAGAAATTATAGATTTGTTAAAAGTGCAGATTTTGTCACAACAAGATGAAATTAAGAGGTTGCAAGAGGCTCTTAAGGAACTCAATGAGGTCGTTGTAAAAAATAATGATGAAGTGTTGCAACAATTAGAATTGTTTACTAAATTTTTGATGGAAAAAAAACAAACCCTAGAAAATAATAATAAAAATTCAATTGAAGGTGCTAAAATAATAGAGCAGGATGAAGATGAGGATTTGCAAAAAGATCATCAAACTCTCTTCATAGATGCAAAAAATGCTATAAATAAAAAAGATTATGACAAAGCTGAAAAGATTTTATTTTTTTTGATAGATAAAAAATTTAGAATTGCTGAATCTTATTTTATGCTTGGTGATATTGCTTATTCAAAAAAAGAATACCAAGTAGCTGTTGGTTTGTATAAGCAAAGCTTTGCATTGGATGAAGATGCAGTGTATATGCCAGTGTTGTTATGGAGAACAGCTTGGTCTTTTAAGTATTTGAAAGATATGAAAAATTATGAAAGATTTACAGATATTTTGGTAAGGCTGTATCCTAAAAGTGAGCAAGCTCAAAAAATATTAGAATTAAAACATAAAGAGAAAAGGAAGTACGATGAGCATGATAGAAAATAA
- a CDS encoding FKBP-type peptidyl-prolyl cis-trans isomerase — translation MIENNKVVSIEYSVKDKETLDLIDSNVDGKPLDFLMGASQVIIGLEKALLGKNVGDKMQVEVQPEDAYGVHRVDFLQEVPREQFEGIELKNGMTLFGQGEHGETVQVIVRDFNEKVVMIDYNHPLAGKTLIFDVTILDVRDATEQEILNGGVGMSGGCGCHDHGDDHHGEGGGCCGGGCGCH, via the coding sequence ATGATAGAAAATAATAAAGTTGTTTCTATAGAGTATAGTGTAAAAGATAAAGAAACGTTGGATTTGATAGATAGTAATGTTGATGGAAAGCCGCTTGATTTTCTTATGGGTGCAAGCCAAGTAATTATTGGGCTTGAAAAAGCATTATTGGGTAAAAATGTTGGAGATAAAATGCAAGTTGAAGTCCAACCAGAAGATGCTTATGGTGTACATAGGGTAGATTTTTTACAAGAAGTTCCACGTGAACAATTTGAGGGAATTGAATTAAAAAATGGTATGACACTTTTTGGTCAAGGAGAACATGGAGAGACTGTTCAGGTGATTGTGCGAGATTTTAATGAAAAAGTTGTAATGATTGATTACAATCACCCATTAGCTGGAAAAACTCTTATTTTTGATGTAACAATTTTAGATGTTCGTGATGCAACAGAACAAGAGATTTTAAATGGTGGTGTTGGTATGTCAGGAGGTTGCGGTTGCCATGATCATGGTGATGATCATCATGGTGAAGGTGGTGGATGTTGTGGTGGGGGCTGTGGTTGCCATTAA
- a CDS encoding MotA/TolQ/ExbB proton channel family protein: MFSLQGFIHDSGVITILVLFWLSIYFIATVWIFIYRFKILRSILINQNTSLNSMLNNKTRLPLDSFFKDKVEASKDFVLIWKNNLLKQTTSGLIFLSIIASTAPFIGLFGTVVEILDAFGKLGGSGQISFDVIAPIISQALVATAAGILVAIPAYSFFLVLKRKAFEINIAVQMQLDVMQEKK, encoded by the coding sequence ATGTTTAGTTTGCAGGGTTTTATTCATGATAGTGGAGTGATTACAATTCTTGTATTGTTTTGGCTTTCTATTTATTTTATTGCTACAGTATGGATTTTTATTTATAGATTTAAAATATTAAGAAGTATTTTAATAAATCAAAATACTTCCTTAAATTCTATGTTGAATAATAAAACTAGACTACCTCTTGATTCTTTTTTTAAGGATAAAGTGGAGGCTTCTAAAGATTTTGTGTTAATTTGGAAAAACAATCTTTTAAAACAAACTACAAGCGGATTGATTTTTCTTAGTATTATTGCTTCGACAGCTCCTTTTATTGGATTGTTTGGAACAGTAGTGGAAATTTTAGATGCTTTTGGAAAACTAGGGGGTAGTGGTCAAATTTCTTTTGACGTAATTGCTCCAATTATTTCGCAAGCATTAGTGGCGACGGCCGCGGGTATATTGGTTGCTATACCTGCCTATTCTTTCTTTTTGGTATTAAAACGAAAAGCTTTCGAGATTAATATTGCTGTGCAAATGCAACTTGATGTTATGCAAGAAAAGAAATAA